Below is a window of Streptomyces spongiicola DNA.
CGCGGCGAACGCGCGTGAGGACATGATGGGTGCTCCTTCGTTCTGACACCACGCCCGGTACGCGGCGTACAAGCCGGTCTGCTCCGCTCGCAGTTCGCCGCCGATGACACAGCACTCCTCGAAGAAGCGGCCCGTGTGGTCCTCGGTCTCCGCGTAGGCGGTTGTCGCGATACGCACACGCTCAGGGCCTGTCAGGTCCTTCTCCCCGCCGACGTATCGACGGGCCCCTTGGATGAGCCAGCCCAGAATGCCGGGCCCTTCCTCCGTCACGAGAATGTCCGCCAGGTTGTCGATCTTTCGGTCGTCGGAGACGACTCGCTCGAACGGGATCAGCCTCATTCGGCGCCAGAAGGCGAAGCCTCCGGTGCCGACCTCTGGTCGGTGGTTGCCGAGCAGCCACAGCTTGTGGGTGGGCTGGAAACTGAAGAAGTCCTGCCTCATCCGGCGGGCCTTGATGCGGTCGCCGCCGGTGAGGAGTTTGACCCGTGCTTCGTCGAACTTGTCTCCGTGCTTGACCTCCGAGCAGACGATCACACGTCGCCCGTGGAGTTCGGCCAGGTCCGTCGGGTGGCCTTCGTAGGGGCGGGCCATGAGGAAGCCGGGCGGGGCCGCGTCCGCGTAGTCTCCGAGCAGTTTCATCAGCACGTCGAGCAGCACGCTCTTGCCGTTCTTGCCAGCCCCGAAGAGGAAGGGCAGGATCTGACCTCCGACGTCGCCGGTGACCGAGTAGCCGAGAAGCAGTTGAAGGAAACCGATCATCTCCCTGCCCTCGGCGTCGTCCCCGAAGGTGTCGGTGAGGAATCGGTCCCAGCGTGGCGTGGGCCCCTGCTGGGGGCCCACCGCGGTGGAGCGCGAGTGGAAGTCCTTGTTCGGGTCCGGAGTCTTCACCAGACCCGTGCGGAGGTCGACGATGCCTTCAGGCGTGCACAGGGCATACGGATCGGCGTCCAGCAGGGCCGCGTTGAGGACCATCCCCGGGGCCGCCTTGGCTTGGGTGAGCATCGCGTTCACGCCCGAAGTGGACAGGGCTCGCCGCCGGTGCTGGTGGAGGGCTTGTGTGGTGAACAGCCCTCGCGGGTCGCTGCCGGCGATGTTCTCCGCAAGGTCACCGGCTGCCCATACCACCGTGTCGTCTTCGTCGATCTGCCACCGGGTGGTGTCCCACCGGTACCACCCGATACCCGGGACGTGACGGTAATCATTGGCGTACAACTTCACGAACAGCTTCGCGTTGCCCCGGTCCGTCAGGGTGTCGGGCAGCAGACCGTACTGGGTCGCCCCTCCGGTGGCGACGGGCGGCTCGCCGCCCTGAGCCGGGACGGGAAGTACACCCTGAACACGGATCTGCGCGGCAACGGCGGCGGGATCGAAGTCGAACAGGACATCGTCATTGCCGGTAGAGGTCATCGGCAGCTCCCTGGATGCAAGGGGCGCTTGAGGCCGGCCGCCATACCGCTACGGATGATCTGCTCTGCCCTGCGCTCCTGACCAGGGCGGGCTGAATGTGCGGTCTCGACAAGGGCGCGCTCGGCATCCTCCTGGACGAGACGGCCCGCCGCTACGAGCCCTCCGAGAGTGTAGGCCGCCCGGTTGAGGGCGTCCGTGAACCCAGCTCCCTCGGCCACCTGACCACACTCCTGAACGGGGGCCAGGACAGCGCCCAGTACGTGGGTCACCGCACCTCGGCCGCCACCAGCCGCCAGTACCGCCTGCTGAGCTCGGGGCGGGACCGACCGCGGAGCGGGGATGTGAGGCCCGGGAAGATGTCCGGTGCGCTCGAGTTCCTGGGCAAGCCAGGTGGGAAGCACTGCCGGATGGCGGACTTCCCCGACAGGCAGGTATGTTCCCGCGCTGGTCGTCGTACCGGGCGCCACAATGTAGCCACCGTGAGCCCGGACGTCGACCTGCCAGGCAAGGGCACGGCTCCCACTGGACCCGCTGGAGCACTGCCAGCGACGATTGTCTCCTGCCCGGTACCAGACGTGGAGCCCACCGGAAGGAGTCCTGACCCGCAGCGTGCCCTCGTCGTCCGCAGGGCTGGGAACTCCTCTCAGGGCCGCCAGAACGGCGATCGTATGGAATCCGTTGGCGAGACCGGTGAGGTCCACGTTCTCGGAGATGGGGATGCCGGGAAGAATGCGGTTCCGATCTGGAGGCTCAGCCTGATGAGCATCGATGTCGATGACGACCAGCCCTGCGGGGCCACATGCGACACCCACTCCGAAAAGGGGGTTCGCCGTCCACCATCGGTTGATGCGTCGCTGGTCCAGGGTGGCCGCGTGGAAGCCATGACACCAGCGGCCGGAGTGCAGGCACGCACAACCCGCGGCGACATGGCCGGGACGCCTGCAGCCGTCACAGTTCGCGGCAGGGGTCTTACGACCGTGGGCGAGGGGATGCACCGGCCAGCCGCGACGCGCGCACCACTGAGCCACGGTCAGCGACCCACTGACGAACGAGGCCTCTGAGGCAGGCCTGTGTGAGTCGCTGAGTGAGGACCCCAGCTCAGCAGGCATTTACTCCCCCATCAGCGACTGAAGCGACTCAACAACGGACACACCTTAGCGAACAGGTGCTCCAGAGATGCGCAGCGCGGGGAGACAACCCTCGATCGTGTCGACGATCGACTGGGCGGGCGACGTCCCAGCGACCCAAGTCCTTGGGCAGCGACTCAGGACGAACAGTCGCTGTGCCCCATCTCAGACATAAACTTGCAGGTCAAATGGGCCATGGTGGAGCAAACAGCGACTGAAGCGACTCAAGCCT
It encodes the following:
- a CDS encoding bifunctional DNA primase/polymerase; the encoded protein is MPAELGSSLSDSHRPASEASFVSGSLTVAQWCARRGWPVHPLAHGRKTPAANCDGCRRPGHVAAGCACLHSGRWCHGFHAATLDQRRINRWWTANPLFGVGVACGPAGLVVIDIDAHQAEPPDRNRILPGIPISENVDLTGLANGFHTIAVLAALRGVPSPADDEGTLRVRTPSGGLHVWYRAGDNRRWQCSSGSSGSRALAWQVDVRAHGGYIVAPGTTTSAGTYLPVGEVRHPAVLPTWLAQELERTGHLPGPHIPAPRSVPPRAQQAVLAAGGGRGAVTHVLGAVLAPVQECGQVAEGAGFTDALNRAAYTLGGLVAAGRLVQEDAERALVETAHSARPGQERRAEQIIRSGMAAGLKRPLHPGSCR
- a CDS encoding DNA primase family protein produces the protein MTSTGNDDVLFDFDPAAVAAQIRVQGVLPVPAQGGEPPVATGGATQYGLLPDTLTDRGNAKLFVKLYANDYRHVPGIGWYRWDTTRWQIDEDDTVVWAAGDLAENIAGSDPRGLFTTQALHQHRRRALSTSGVNAMLTQAKAAPGMVLNAALLDADPYALCTPEGIVDLRTGLVKTPDPNKDFHSRSTAVGPQQGPTPRWDRFLTDTFGDDAEGREMIGFLQLLLGYSVTGDVGGQILPFLFGAGKNGKSVLLDVLMKLLGDYADAAPPGFLMARPYEGHPTDLAELHGRRVIVCSEVKHGDKFDEARVKLLTGGDRIKARRMRQDFFSFQPTHKLWLLGNHRPEVGTGGFAFWRRMRLIPFERVVSDDRKIDNLADILVTEEGPGILGWLIQGARRYVGGEKDLTGPERVRIATTAYAETEDHTGRFFEECCVIGGELRAEQTGLYAAYRAWCQNEGAPIMSSRAFAARARELVGLASPKEMILSNQRKYYPGIGVLADEERQASA